In Halobaculum rubrum, the following are encoded in one genomic region:
- a CDS encoding DUF255 domain-containing protein → MTDDTRVQWRDWGADAFAEAEETGRPVLLFLTATWCDDCHRMSVETFGEPRIAANVNDGFVPVTVDVDREPRVRERYNMGGFPSTVFTTPSGELLTGATYLGPDGFRSVLDRVRETWDADGEDAGRVPRALAGNETPSGPVTTAIEEHLAGQLDAQWDPEFAGWGDDAKFPMPRTVEFALKRDRYKATQTLDAIERNLLDDDGGVFRYAGARDWSAPAREKLLADDAGVLRAFANGYLYTGDEAYRETAESIRAFLDADLWSGFAYGASVGPDGERTDLTAYAGGNALAADALLTLAAYTDDEPARESAENALAYLRETLVDDGVVRHVDDDGAEIDLLEDVGRVTAAFCTAESVLGDGVDVARAVADRGIDRLGDEDAFRDGPASGPGMLDRPLRPIDGVVEFADALLDVAALTGEDAYRERAEAAVGAFAGATERMGAQVAGYGSVAGRLTRDPLVIDVNTAVGSDLHRAALRVADHEAVVVPDSDRAPASAASLRGREADPAESPDALMRRVADAAQ, encoded by the coding sequence ATGACCGACGACACGCGCGTGCAGTGGCGCGACTGGGGCGCCGACGCCTTCGCGGAGGCCGAGGAAACCGGCCGGCCGGTGCTGCTGTTCCTCACGGCGACGTGGTGTGACGACTGCCACCGGATGTCGGTGGAGACGTTCGGCGAGCCGCGTATCGCGGCCAACGTCAACGACGGGTTCGTCCCGGTGACGGTGGACGTCGATCGCGAGCCCCGCGTCCGCGAGCGGTACAACATGGGCGGGTTCCCCTCGACGGTGTTCACGACTCCGTCGGGCGAACTGCTCACCGGCGCGACGTATCTCGGCCCCGACGGCTTCCGGTCGGTGCTCGACCGCGTGCGCGAGACGTGGGACGCGGACGGGGAGGACGCCGGCCGCGTCCCCCGCGCGCTCGCCGGAAACGAGACGCCGAGCGGGCCGGTCACGACCGCCATCGAGGAGCACCTCGCGGGCCAGCTCGACGCGCAGTGGGACCCGGAGTTCGCCGGGTGGGGCGACGACGCGAAGTTCCCCATGCCGCGGACCGTCGAGTTCGCGCTCAAGCGCGACCGGTACAAGGCCACGCAGACGCTCGACGCGATCGAACGCAACCTCCTCGACGACGACGGCGGCGTCTTCCGGTACGCCGGCGCGCGCGACTGGTCGGCCCCCGCCCGCGAGAAACTGCTCGCGGACGACGCCGGCGTCCTCCGGGCGTTCGCCAACGGCTACCTCTACACCGGCGACGAGGCCTACCGCGAGACCGCCGAGTCGATCCGCGCGTTCCTCGACGCCGACCTCTGGTCGGGGTTCGCCTACGGCGCGAGCGTCGGCCCCGACGGCGAGCGGACCGACCTCACCGCCTACGCCGGCGGCAACGCCCTCGCCGCGGACGCGCTGCTCACCCTCGCGGCGTACACCGACGACGAGCCCGCGAGGGAGTCCGCCGAGAACGCGCTCGCGTACCTCCGCGAGACGCTCGTCGACGACGGCGTCGTCCGCCACGTCGACGACGACGGCGCCGAGATCGACCTCCTCGAGGATGTCGGCCGCGTCACGGCCGCGTTCTGTACCGCCGAATCCGTGCTCGGCGACGGCGTCGACGTCGCCCGCGCGGTGGCCGATCGCGGGATCGATCGCCTCGGCGACGAGGACGCGTTCCGCGACGGCCCCGCCTCCGGGCCCGGGATGCTCGATCGGCCGCTCCGCCCGATCGACGGCGTCGTCGAGTTCGCCGACGCGCTGCTCGACGTGGCGGCGCTCACGGGCGAGGACGCCTACCGCGAGCGCGCCGAGGCCGCAGTCGGCGCCTTCGCCGGCGCGACCGAACGCATGGGCGCACAGGTGGCGGGGTACGGCTCGGTCGCCGGCCGGCTCACTCGTGACCCGCTCGTGATCGACGTGAACACCGCCGTCGGTTCGGACCTTCACCGGGCGGCGCTGCGGGTCGCCGACCACGAGGCCGTCGTCGTCCCCGACAGCGACCGCGCACCCGCGAGCGCCGCCTCCCTCCGCGGCCGCGAGGCCGACCCCGCCGAGTCGCCGGACGCGCTGATGCGTCGGGTCGCCGACGCGGCGCAGTAG
- a CDS encoding FxsA family protein, whose translation MRVRYVLVALLAIPLADAAFLLWVATNLLTAVQTVALVVLTGLLGMLLVRAEGRHTLQAVQRKLAAGEAPTGEVLDGGLLIAAGAFLLTPGLVTDAIGFLLAIPPTRYPIRELLRRYVVVPYVDARMDGFATGAVWTGGFPNPEGTAGGDGAAGGGASGPTGFGGTATAADRDASDSADDDVVDVDFEEVDDEDGDRPR comes from the coding sequence ATTCGGGTTCGCTACGTGCTCGTGGCCCTGCTCGCGATCCCGCTGGCGGACGCCGCGTTCCTGCTGTGGGTGGCGACGAACCTCCTCACCGCAGTGCAGACGGTCGCGCTGGTCGTCCTCACCGGGCTGCTCGGGATGCTCCTCGTGCGCGCCGAGGGACGGCACACGCTTCAGGCCGTCCAGCGGAAGCTCGCGGCGGGTGAAGCTCCGACCGGCGAGGTGCTCGACGGCGGGCTGTTGATCGCCGCGGGCGCGTTCCTGCTCACGCCCGGGTTAGTGACCGACGCGATCGGATTCCTGCTCGCGATCCCGCCGACGCGGTACCCGATCCGCGAGCTGCTTCGCCGCTACGTCGTCGTTCCGTACGTCGACGCGCGGATGGACGGCTTCGCGACGGGCGCCGTCTGGACGGGCGGGTTCCCGAACCCGGAGGGGACGGCCGGCGGCGACGGCGCGGCCGGGGGCGGGGCGTCCGGACCCACGGGGTTCGGCGGCACGGCGACAGCCGCCGACCGCGACGCGTCCGATTCCGCGGACGACGACGTCGTCGACGTCGACTTCGAGGAGGTCGACGACGAGGACGGGGACCGCCCGCGGTAG
- a CDS encoding DUF7563 family protein: MNRNFTRSGGSERECQFCGCHVTARFARVFGDENDVAHRCLSCDSTFRVQNGSAAGLDVDHPDPAENPNRNRGPRVGASVRADGGPDS, from the coding sequence GTGAACCGGAACTTCACCCGCTCCGGAGGTTCCGAACGGGAGTGTCAATTCTGCGGCTGCCACGTCACCGCCCGGTTTGCCCGGGTCTTTGGCGACGAGAACGACGTCGCACATCGCTGTCTCTCGTGTGACTCCACGTTCCGCGTCCAGAACGGGAGCGCCGCCGGACTCGACGTCGACCATCCCGATCCCGCAGAGAACCCGAACCGAAACCGCGGCCCACGTGTCGGGGCATCTGTCCGAGCCGATGGGGGGCCAGACTCTTGA
- a CDS encoding MarR family transcriptional regulator yields the protein MRAVSPSWHEFAMQLNFSGGLDPYFAAHAVVRSSGGSREIEFSRDGKTWLAKLYYQSSGIEHPGVRLPTGTEWDLDQVREFRVKVKRRGDEDKPGQQSFNAHLRPRWKGMCVERSDGETQELALPPGMREGVNLRVTGSNIRPTRYLPLLRDAARALDVNPDYFTEPDDSSTVRDAERYVRLLEDASGPVHARDGPIAKLGHLLENDRSGYRKVVQNDTDGQGNDVPGYYHTATLGPGRVEEAWPNHQLPKEIKHYRARHAESLDEDSPLRHPKVGVSYQVNRWDGSLGVTEEDLARLERELDEALHSVLREAGLPLEPPGGDGSPPYQSDPYFDAELGEHTEPPKLNLTELESEQEHVVIRELAKTGGVSPVEEEIVEYLLADGGTASPADIAEEHGRHVGSVRRALRRMDELIDRKYGEVALASNHIAEMLHSAVSELRDASTRLSEATGEALLSATRGLDETTSALRTWLAAHDCETDSRGQAVKKLRLGEFDPSGKYGYAEVISELRKGLRYWTDADRDPAAFKHATVLFRRSDRQKLQTMDAARLLELRGG from the coding sequence ATGAGAGCCGTCTCGCCGTCATGGCACGAATTCGCCATGCAACTCAATTTCTCCGGCGGGCTCGATCCCTACTTCGCCGCCCACGCTGTTGTTCGCTCGAGCGGAGGATCACGCGAAATTGAGTTCTCTCGCGACGGCAAAACGTGGCTCGCGAAGCTCTATTACCAGAGTTCGGGTATCGAGCATCCCGGTGTCCGACTCCCGACAGGGACCGAGTGGGATCTGGATCAAGTCCGCGAGTTTCGGGTCAAGGTCAAGCGCCGCGGCGACGAAGACAAGCCCGGCCAACAGTCGTTCAACGCGCATCTACGCCCCCGCTGGAAGGGAATGTGCGTCGAACGCTCCGACGGAGAGACCCAAGAGTTAGCGCTTCCGCCTGGTATGCGCGAGGGAGTGAACCTCCGAGTCACTGGCTCGAACATCCGACCGACGCGGTATCTCCCGCTACTCCGCGACGCTGCTCGGGCGCTCGACGTGAATCCGGACTACTTCACCGAGCCCGACGATTCGAGTACTGTCCGCGACGCAGAGCGCTACGTCCGGCTCCTCGAAGATGCGAGCGGCCCCGTCCACGCGAGAGATGGACCGATCGCGAAACTCGGCCACTTGCTCGAGAACGACCGTAGCGGGTACCGCAAGGTCGTTCAGAACGATACGGACGGTCAGGGCAACGACGTTCCCGGGTACTACCACACCGCGACGCTTGGACCGGGGCGCGTCGAAGAAGCATGGCCGAACCACCAACTCCCGAAGGAGATTAAGCACTACCGAGCCCGTCACGCTGAGTCGCTTGATGAGGATAGTCCACTGCGTCACCCGAAGGTCGGAGTCTCGTATCAGGTGAATCGGTGGGATGGCTCGCTCGGAGTCACCGAGGAAGATCTCGCACGTCTCGAACGCGAGTTGGATGAGGCGCTTCACTCTGTACTCCGTGAAGCCGGACTACCGCTCGAGCCTCCAGGAGGCGATGGGTCGCCGCCCTACCAGTCCGACCCGTACTTCGATGCAGAGCTCGGCGAGCACACCGAGCCTCCGAAGCTGAATCTGACTGAACTTGAGTCGGAACAAGAGCATGTCGTCATTCGTGAGTTGGCGAAGACTGGCGGTGTTTCGCCCGTTGAAGAGGAGATTGTTGAGTACCTGCTCGCGGACGGCGGAACCGCTAGCCCGGCCGACATCGCCGAGGAACACGGCCGTCACGTCGGCTCGGTCCGCCGCGCGCTCCGTCGTATGGATGAGCTGATCGACCGAAAATACGGAGAAGTCGCGCTCGCGTCGAACCACATCGCCGAGATGCTTCACTCGGCCGTCTCCGAGCTCCGCGACGCGAGTACCCGGCTCTCCGAGGCGACCGGCGAAGCGCTTCTCTCGGCGACACGGGGGCTCGACGAGACCACCAGCGCACTTCGGACGTGGCTCGCTGCGCACGACTGCGAGACGGACTCCCGCGGTCAAGCGGTCAAGAAGCTCCGACTCGGCGAGTTCGATCCTTCCGGGAAGTACGGCTACGCAGAGGTGATCTCCGAACTCCGGAAAGGACTCCGCTACTGGACCGACGCTGACCGTGATCCGGCTGCGTTCAAGCACGCCACCGTTCTGTTCCGTCGGTCTGACCGGCAGAAGCTACAGACGATGGACGCCGCCCGGCTCCTCGAGCTCCGCGGCGGGTAG
- a CDS encoding type IV pilin: MNFNQLLDDDRAVSPVIGVILMVAITVILAAVIGSFVLGLGNSVQQTTPNANFQFDFNETATAGDYNVTATHTGGATINDQNTGSLSLNATSGQSTPFELPVSAGTTANLSADTGGAVPAGETVRVLWTSSNGDTSQALASEDTPN; this comes from the coding sequence ATGAATTTTAACCAACTACTCGACGACGATCGCGCCGTCTCCCCTGTCATCGGAGTCATCCTTATGGTCGCGATCACTGTGATCCTCGCGGCCGTCATCGGATCGTTCGTCCTCGGATTGGGTAACAGCGTTCAGCAGACGACGCCGAATGCGAACTTCCAATTCGATTTCAATGAGACGGCGACTGCCGGTGACTACAATGTCACCGCTACTCACACCGGAGGCGCCACGATCAACGACCAGAACACTGGCTCACTGTCGCTGAATGCCACCAGTGGTCAGTCGACTCCATTCGAACTCCCAGTAAGTGCAGGAACGACAGCAAATCTTAGTGCTGACACCGGCGGGGCCGTGCCCGCTGGAGAGACGGTTCGCGTGCTTTGGACATCGTCCAACGGCGATACCTCCCAAGCACTCGCGAGCGAAGACACGCCGAACTAA
- a CDS encoding type IV pilin, with the protein MQFKQLLDDDRAVSPVIGVILMVAITVILAAVIGSFVLGLGNSVQQTAPNANFQFEFGENASDTAVVNATHTGGDTIPANERVSLNTSVDSAPYSGGEMSAGDSITNVTYSSGETVRVLWVSQNGDTSQALAEETAP; encoded by the coding sequence ATGCAATTCAAGCAACTACTTGACGACGATCGTGCCGTGTCTCCGGTCATCGGAGTCATCCTTATGGTCGCGATCACCGTGATTCTCGCGGCCGTAATCGGCTCGTTCGTCCTCGGCCTCGGAAACTCCGTGCAGCAGACCGCACCGAACGCAAACTTCCAATTCGAGTTTGGCGAGAACGCTTCCGACACCGCCGTTGTTAACGCAACGCACACTGGTGGAGACACAATCCCTGCAAATGAGCGCGTCTCACTGAACACGAGTGTCGATTCTGCCCCTTACAGTGGTGGTGAAATGAGCGCTGGAGATAGTATTACCAATGTGACGTACTCTTCAGGTGAGACGGTTCGCGTCCTCTGGGTCTCCCAAAATGGAGATACTTCGCAAGCACTCGCTGAGGAAACCGCGCCCTGA
- a CDS encoding type IV secretory system conjugative DNA transfer family protein gives MPGKSSDSSVYAAAQGREFLRGALEDKPNEWVREFAGLIDDAETLDLLNYYASLWESGLVPDEHGAFLESALARNIIRSASTRMADRAFTEGNVSQMQGMVGLTNRSRDGKDLLTSAAEQLEHEGAIGLVLGPPGSGKTATTLDVARTWAARTGGHIIGNTAWDGFDQIVRSDREMLEAMASVEGQVLAVIDETAQELSGYGEDGPKAETFANALTFIRKKEGSHGPHAKRGSVLMVNHTRKRTAAAFRRLATFAIEKPKRDDPGFARLLETEGGQDTFENGADYQGLTDTRESYSEHEASEFRILGADGDDDDTEDGPSPDEIRRRERVRSYLLDSKPWSDSEGISQKDAAAKAGYGTSWATDRKKEWERGEWNELEDVPEPSEGETV, from the coding sequence ATGCCCGGTAAGTCGTCGGACTCGTCGGTGTACGCGGCGGCGCAGGGGCGCGAGTTCCTCCGCGGGGCGCTCGAGGACAAGCCAAACGAGTGGGTGCGCGAGTTCGCTGGGCTGATTGACGACGCGGAGACGCTCGATCTGCTCAATTATTACGCGAGTCTATGGGAGAGCGGGCTCGTCCCTGACGAGCACGGGGCGTTTCTCGAGTCGGCGCTGGCGCGGAACATCATCCGGTCAGCGAGTACGCGTATGGCGGATCGTGCCTTCACGGAGGGGAACGTCTCGCAAATGCAGGGAATGGTCGGACTGACGAACCGCTCACGGGACGGAAAAGACCTGCTCACGTCGGCCGCGGAGCAGCTGGAACACGAGGGCGCGATCGGGCTCGTCCTCGGCCCACCGGGTTCGGGGAAGACCGCGACAACGCTCGATGTGGCGCGGACCTGGGCGGCGCGCACGGGCGGGCACATCATCGGAAATACCGCGTGGGACGGGTTCGACCAGATCGTTCGGTCAGACCGAGAGATGCTCGAAGCGATGGCATCGGTAGAAGGTCAAGTGCTCGCGGTGATCGATGAGACGGCACAGGAACTTTCGGGCTATGGAGAAGACGGACCGAAAGCCGAGACGTTCGCGAACGCGCTGACGTTCATCCGGAAGAAGGAGGGAAGCCACGGGCCGCACGCAAAGCGCGGCTCGGTGCTGATGGTGAACCACACGCGCAAGCGAACGGCGGCGGCGTTCCGGCGGCTCGCGACGTTCGCGATCGAGAAACCCAAGCGTGACGATCCGGGATTCGCCCGGCTGCTCGAAACCGAGGGCGGACAAGACACCTTCGAGAACGGAGCGGATTATCAGGGGCTCACGGATACGCGTGAGTCTTATTCGGAACACGAAGCGTCCGAGTTCCGGATTCTCGGCGCGGACGGCGACGATGACGATACAGAGGATGGACCGAGCCCGGACGAGATACGGCGTCGCGAGCGGGTCCGGTCGTACCTGCTGGATAGCAAACCGTGGTCTGACTCTGAGGGAATCTCGCAGAAGGACGCGGCTGCAAAGGCCGGATACGGTACATCGTGGGCGACGGACCGAAAGAAGGAGTGGGAACGCGGCGAGTGGAACGAATTAGAGGACGTACCGGAACCGTCGGAAGGGGAAACCGTATGA
- a CDS encoding DUF378 domain-containing protein, with amino-acid sequence MADLRNPYESDESAVKVTVWLLAGLGALNWGLMEAADLNLVTELLGSGSAGLVYIVIGAAGALSLAGNIGLDVLGGNDA; translated from the coding sequence ATGGCCGACCTTCGCAACCCCTACGAGTCGGACGAGTCCGCGGTCAAGGTCACAGTGTGGCTGCTGGCGGGGCTCGGCGCACTCAACTGGGGCCTGATGGAAGCGGCCGACCTGAACCTCGTTACGGAACTACTCGGTTCCGGGTCGGCGGGGCTGGTCTACATCGTGATCGGCGCCGCGGGCGCGCTGTCGCTAGCGGGAAACATCGGGCTCGACGTGCTCGGAGGTAATGACGCATGA
- a CDS encoding DUF7386 family protein, which yields MGTERTTLRLSDERKRLLDQAAGIVAAGDGDDPPRSDVIDAALTHLVQSARNVEDAREEYNPRTIQDIANTDVLGLYYRTSIESRWR from the coding sequence ATGGGGACTGAACGAACGACCCTGCGGCTGTCGGACGAACGGAAACGACTACTGGACCAAGCGGCCGGGATCGTCGCGGCCGGCGACGGCGACGATCCTCCGCGGTCCGACGTGATCGACGCGGCGCTTACCCACCTCGTCCAGTCGGCGCGGAACGTCGAGGACGCGAGGGAGGAATACAACCCGCGGACGATCCAAGATATCGCGAATACCGACGTTCTCGGGTTGTACTATCGGACGAGTATCGAGAGTCGGTGGCGGTAG
- a CDS encoding RecQ family ATP-dependent DNA helicase: MSEPQSPLTDIPAVGATRSKRLQEAGFATISDIGDAETNELANVPAINPDIARCVRQGARELRGDDDTIQNQIATDCGVPREAVAEAFAEIAYRGGSFETKRTALREVFCKANEESILHLNGHSLRFLFLLYNAGFRDLDAVASASLSELINVSYFDKQRAQEVRATARNAKADMRGRSSEEQSSEEGVGTEFICEECGETFESESHIQQHSHRNTEAKDASRQSDSNPGGTSFETSPRVTRDQAQKLLEESIGPEAEFRPQQREAISRLVNQKERLFIVQRTGWGKSTVYFIATRLLRDQGSGPTLIISPLLSLMRNQISNAEQHLNLNAITINSNNEGEWDEAKRAVIEGNCDLLLISPERLANPEFRQDVLNEMEQGFGMLVIDEAHCISDWGHDFRPDYRRIKRIIKRLPENIPVAATTATANDRVVEDVTTQLPDLNPIRGTLVRDSLKIQTINLGSRERRLAWLAENVTETPVSGIIYCLTTNEVEQVADWLTDQGLDVLPYHGRLDNEVRREREQKLLDNEVDALVATNALGMGFDKPDLGFVIHFQRPPNLIRYYQEIGRAGRDIDEAYAILLSGEEDDDIAEYFIESAFPEPEDFESVLSTIGTSDGPVYRRAILRRTDISWRRMNKCLDILQVEGAISREDEGYVRTANSWQYDYERFEQVTERRWEELERIKEFVRTDECLTQFVDDELDGDLEEPCGHCANCAGNFLPSAVQNEELIQEAIEHYQSEGWNVIEPRKQRHKQGGGRERIPERVRMEAGRALCVWDDPGWGTDVREGKYEQGRFGDDLVEAAAAFIREEWNPSPEPKWIAAVPSTSTEGVVTDFASRLAEKLDIPFIDRIKKVENTRPQKDMENSYQKCWNVEGAFNTTDEVRGDAVLLVDDVVASKWTLTETAKELRLAGSGPVYPFALAKRRGG, from the coding sequence ATGTCGGAGCCTCAATCACCACTGACTGATATCCCCGCTGTCGGAGCAACTCGTTCGAAGCGTCTCCAAGAGGCGGGATTTGCGACCATTTCCGACATTGGCGATGCAGAAACAAATGAACTGGCCAATGTCCCGGCGATAAACCCGGATATCGCACGCTGTGTCAGGCAGGGAGCTAGGGAGTTACGGGGTGATGATGACACGATTCAGAACCAGATAGCGACCGACTGCGGTGTGCCGAGAGAAGCAGTCGCCGAAGCGTTCGCCGAGATCGCTTATCGGGGAGGGTCGTTCGAGACTAAAAGAACCGCCCTCCGGGAGGTGTTCTGCAAGGCTAATGAGGAATCCATCCTGCACCTCAACGGACACTCGCTAAGATTTCTTTTTCTGCTGTACAACGCCGGCTTTCGTGATCTCGACGCCGTCGCGAGCGCCTCTCTCAGCGAGCTCATTAACGTAAGTTACTTCGATAAACAGCGGGCCCAAGAGGTCAGAGCAACCGCACGCAACGCGAAGGCCGACATGCGGGGGCGCTCCTCTGAGGAACAGTCGAGCGAGGAAGGCGTCGGGACGGAGTTCATCTGCGAGGAATGCGGCGAAACGTTCGAGTCCGAATCCCATATCCAACAGCACAGCCACCGCAATACCGAAGCTAAGGACGCATCTCGACAGTCCGACTCGAATCCGGGAGGTACGTCCTTCGAAACGTCACCACGCGTTACAAGGGATCAGGCGCAGAAACTCCTTGAAGAGAGCATCGGCCCCGAGGCCGAGTTCCGGCCACAGCAACGGGAGGCCATCAGCAGACTGGTTAACCAGAAGGAACGCCTATTTATCGTCCAGCGAACGGGGTGGGGGAAGAGCACCGTTTACTTTATTGCGACACGGTTGCTCCGAGACCAAGGTTCAGGGCCGACCCTCATCATCAGTCCACTCCTATCGCTGATGCGAAATCAAATCTCGAATGCCGAACAGCACCTGAACCTCAACGCAATCACCATCAACTCCAACAATGAAGGGGAATGGGACGAGGCCAAAAGGGCGGTGATCGAGGGGAACTGCGATTTGCTGCTTATATCACCTGAACGACTCGCGAATCCGGAATTCCGGCAGGATGTCCTCAACGAGATGGAGCAGGGATTCGGGATGCTCGTCATCGACGAGGCCCACTGTATCTCCGACTGGGGCCACGACTTCCGCCCTGACTATCGGCGTATCAAGCGCATCATCAAACGGTTGCCGGAGAATATCCCGGTCGCTGCAACGACCGCGACGGCGAACGACCGGGTGGTCGAGGACGTTACCACACAACTCCCAGACCTAAACCCGATTCGCGGCACGCTTGTCCGCGACTCACTCAAAATCCAGACAATCAACCTGGGCTCCCGGGAAAGGCGCCTGGCGTGGCTAGCCGAAAACGTGACCGAAACCCCAGTCTCCGGCATCATCTACTGTCTCACCACCAATGAGGTCGAACAAGTCGCCGACTGGTTAACCGACCAGGGCCTCGACGTCCTCCCGTATCACGGGCGGCTCGACAACGAAGTCCGCCGAGAGCGCGAACAGAAGCTCCTGGACAACGAAGTCGACGCTCTGGTCGCGACCAACGCGCTCGGAATGGGATTCGACAAACCTGATCTCGGCTTCGTCATCCACTTCCAGCGTCCACCTAACCTCATCCGATACTATCAAGAAATCGGACGTGCCGGGCGAGACATCGACGAGGCGTACGCCATCCTCCTTTCTGGCGAAGAAGACGACGACATCGCCGAGTACTTCATCGAGAGCGCATTTCCGGAGCCCGAGGATTTCGAGAGCGTGCTCTCGACAATCGGGACGAGCGACGGGCCAGTTTATCGCCGCGCGATCCTGAGACGGACGGACATCAGCTGGAGGCGGATGAACAAGTGCCTCGATATCCTCCAGGTGGAGGGAGCCATCAGCAGGGAGGATGAGGGCTATGTGAGAACTGCAAACTCGTGGCAGTACGACTACGAGCGGTTCGAGCAGGTTACAGAACGGCGTTGGGAAGAGCTCGAACGAATTAAAGAGTTTGTCAGAACGGATGAGTGCCTCACCCAGTTCGTTGATGACGAACTCGACGGGGACCTGGAAGAGCCCTGCGGGCACTGTGCGAACTGCGCCGGCAACTTCCTCCCATCCGCCGTTCAGAACGAGGAGTTGATTCAGGAGGCAATTGAGCACTACCAAAGCGAGGGATGGAACGTGATCGAGCCCCGAAAGCAGCGGCACAAACAAGGTGGCGGTCGCGAACGAATCCCTGAGAGGGTACGCATGGAGGCTGGTCGGGCACTGTGTGTCTGGGACGACCCCGGCTGGGGAACGGACGTTCGGGAAGGCAAGTACGAACAGGGCCGCTTCGGCGACGATCTCGTCGAGGCAGCCGCCGCGTTCATCCGTGAGGAATGGAATCCATCCCCGGAGCCGAAGTGGATTGCAGCTGTGCCCTCGACATCGACCGAAGGAGTGGTCACCGACTTCGCCAGCCGGCTGGCAGAGAAGTTGGACATTCCATTTATCGATCGCATCAAGAAGGTGGAGAACACGCGTCCTCAGAAGGACATGGAAAACTCGTACCAGAAGTGCTGGAACGTCGAGGGGGCGTTCAATACAACCGACGAAGTCCGCGGCGATGCAGTCCTTCTCGTCGACGACGTAGTTGCATCCAAGTGGACGTTGACAGAGACAGCAAAGGAGCTTCGCTTGGCCGGAAGTGGGCCGGTATATCCCTTCGCCTTAGCCAAGCGCCGAGGCGGGTAA
- a CDS encoding DNA-processing protein DprA: MEQPDLSRDSHVVLLLASHLGGEPDGEGSDSGLGPAGWQDFATNVADSSLDSPGSLLELEPDEWPTDIWTNQANREWVTQRLGRSTRLAMSLEDLNNRGIWVTTVYEPSYPSRLAENLGRKVPPFLYVAGEEEHLSTTAVGFVGSRDADETDRGHTRRLVEKVSDDGFGIVSGGAKGIDETSEKTGLEYGGPVIEFPAEGIHHCLQDGTIRDAVMEGQMTLASHYHPRASWNVGAAMGRNKLIHGFGKYTVVVRSGDETGGTWEGSIENLKHGWSPLLVCKDDDTPPGNEALIKEGGIPIDPTTIPKEESLDEWISAQRQNVSDSVGHDDRPTRSVDEINLPNDTQSSLNDFE, translated from the coding sequence ATGGAGCAACCCGACCTCTCCCGTGATAGCCATGTGGTCCTCCTCCTTGCCTCCCACCTCGGAGGGGAACCAGATGGCGAGGGCTCGGATAGCGGCCTCGGGCCGGCTGGCTGGCAGGATTTCGCCACCAACGTCGCCGACTCCTCCCTCGACTCGCCCGGTTCACTGCTAGAACTGGAACCAGACGAGTGGCCCACGGACATCTGGACGAATCAAGCCAATCGAGAGTGGGTGACACAGCGACTCGGTCGATCGACGCGTTTAGCGATGTCACTTGAAGATCTCAACAATCGGGGCATTTGGGTTACGACTGTCTACGAGCCATCGTATCCATCTCGGCTTGCTGAAAACCTCGGTCGAAAGGTACCACCATTCCTCTACGTGGCTGGCGAGGAAGAACACCTCTCGACTACTGCGGTCGGATTCGTCGGGTCCCGGGACGCAGACGAGACCGATCGAGGCCACACTCGCCGACTGGTCGAGAAGGTGAGCGACGATGGATTTGGGATTGTCTCGGGTGGTGCGAAGGGAATCGACGAAACGTCCGAAAAGACAGGATTGGAGTACGGTGGCCCTGTAATTGAGTTTCCCGCGGAGGGGATTCATCACTGCCTCCAAGATGGGACCATCCGAGATGCGGTGATGGAAGGCCAGATGACACTCGCCTCGCACTACCATCCGCGTGCATCATGGAACGTTGGGGCGGCGATGGGACGGAACAAGCTGATTCATGGCTTCGGGAAGTATACAGTCGTCGTGCGGTCCGGAGACGAAACTGGGGGGACGTGGGAGGGTTCAATCGAGAATCTCAAGCACGGATGGTCGCCACTCCTCGTCTGCAAGGATGACGACACACCCCCGGGAAATGAGGCCTTAATCAAAGAGGGTGGAATACCGATCGACCCGACTACAATCCCAAAAGAGGAATCGCTTGACGAGTGGATAAGTGCGCAAAGGCAGAACGTATCTGATTCGGTCGGGCATGACGACCGGCCAACGCGCTCAGTCGACGAAATAAATTTGCCGAACGACACGCAGTCCTCCCTCAACGACTTCGAGTAG